In one Corallincola holothuriorum genomic region, the following are encoded:
- a CDS encoding response regulator transcription factor: protein MTPKYAVLVVEDNQDIAIQLVDYLADKGLVVDYAADGKTALQLLAAQRYDIVVLDLMLPDMDGLSICNHIKQNLSTNIPVLMLTARDSLDEKVQGFGVGADDYLTKPFALQEMYVRCLALGKRHQLHQQNTLTIGELEVNFHKHSATRAGQPLSLSSTDFTILKLLADAYPNAVSKRQLTEQIWGDEAPQTDVLRSHIYTLRNALDKPFSYPMLKTLHGIGFRLALPSE, encoded by the coding sequence ATGACGCCTAAGTATGCCGTTCTGGTAGTCGAAGATAATCAGGATATCGCAATACAGCTGGTCGACTATCTCGCAGACAAGGGGTTAGTGGTCGACTATGCGGCTGATGGCAAAACCGCACTGCAACTGCTGGCAGCACAGCGTTACGATATTGTGGTACTCGATCTGATGCTGCCCGATATGGATGGCCTCAGCATTTGTAACCATATCAAACAAAACCTGAGTACCAATATTCCGGTGCTGATGCTGACCGCCAGGGACAGTTTGGATGAAAAAGTGCAAGGGTTTGGTGTCGGAGCTGACGATTACCTGACCAAACCGTTTGCACTGCAAGAGATGTATGTTCGTTGTCTGGCGTTGGGAAAACGTCATCAACTACATCAGCAAAACACGCTGACCATCGGTGAGCTTGAGGTCAATTTTCATAAGCACTCAGCGACGCGAGCGGGTCAGCCGCTCTCGCTCTCAAGCACTGACTTTACCATCCTTAAGCTGTTAGCAGACGCTTACCCAAACGCGGTCAGCAAACGACAACTGACCGAGCAGATCTGGGGAGATGAAGCGCCACAAACGGATGTACTACGCAGCCATATTTACACCCTGCGGAATGCGCTGGATAAACCTTTTTCTTACCCAATGCTGAAAACGCTCCATGGCATTGGCTTCAGATTAGCACTACCAAGCGAGTAG
- a CDS encoding S41 family peptidase, producing the protein MMNKPLFFTLLSALWLFGCHPDHLDLLPPLEDPSLMEKKLTIEQMHQDIGAFVTGVLERHPELDAYADMGSLKAAVKEAKAEITQPLLRTDFYRIAGRLNHHLNDGHSFLIWPYQEYKQLKEDGHTPFPFDVVISQQGAIYLKYDYQSGKQKLAAGSQILTINGVPASSLVSTLQQYSGGESRRLREQVVAKRFALSLWAVFGFIDSFELEIDNRPASLAITQVAITKDQSWQRVSADSNEQQGEHYYKQLQAGVGLLYLAHFDIEPNKFEDFIDGAFAEIKRDQIHSLIIDIRDNPGGNTDTVTYLSRYLADKPFRLVSSVQEKLNRDNRGWFNYKGEVGELITTQWQEWETPIETEQRFKGEVYLLVGPITYSAAIVLATTLKDHQFATLVGEKTGGFANQTAQGNLFNLPHSKLRAYVTTRTLIRPSGDIERRSVEPHHVVNRSVDDIKKQRDAGIARALTLIEEKQANDA; encoded by the coding sequence ATGATGAACAAACCTCTATTTTTCACCCTCCTCTCAGCACTATGGCTGTTTGGCTGTCATCCAGATCATTTAGACCTGTTGCCGCCATTGGAAGATCCATCCCTGATGGAGAAAAAGCTGACCATCGAGCAGATGCATCAGGACATAGGTGCGTTTGTTACAGGCGTTTTGGAACGCCACCCAGAACTCGATGCTTATGCGGATATGGGTTCACTTAAGGCTGCAGTCAAAGAGGCCAAAGCTGAGATCACGCAGCCCCTGCTTAGGACCGATTTTTATCGCATCGCTGGCAGGCTTAACCACCATTTAAATGACGGCCACTCTTTCTTAATCTGGCCATATCAGGAATACAAACAACTCAAAGAGGACGGCCACACTCCGTTTCCTTTTGACGTGGTGATCTCACAACAAGGGGCGATCTACCTAAAGTATGATTATCAAAGCGGGAAGCAGAAGCTGGCGGCTGGCAGCCAGATACTCACCATCAACGGCGTGCCTGCCTCCTCCCTTGTCAGCACGCTGCAGCAATACAGCGGTGGCGAATCTCGCCGGTTACGAGAGCAGGTCGTTGCCAAGCGGTTCGCGCTGTCGCTTTGGGCAGTTTTCGGCTTTATCGACAGCTTCGAACTTGAGATCGACAACAGACCAGCCTCGCTTGCCATCACTCAAGTTGCCATCACCAAAGATCAGTCCTGGCAGCGAGTTTCTGCAGACAGCAACGAGCAACAGGGCGAACACTACTATAAGCAGCTGCAAGCGGGGGTAGGTTTACTCTATCTCGCCCACTTCGATATCGAACCAAATAAATTTGAAGACTTTATTGACGGTGCATTTGCTGAAATAAAGCGGGATCAAATTCACTCATTGATCATCGATATTCGAGATAACCCGGGCGGCAATACCGACACCGTCACCTACCTGAGCCGCTATCTGGCGGATAAACCGTTCAGGCTGGTTTCTTCAGTACAAGAGAAGTTAAACCGGGATAACCGGGGCTGGTTTAACTACAAAGGTGAAGTGGGTGAACTCATTACCACCCAATGGCAAGAGTGGGAAACGCCTATCGAAACAGAGCAGCGATTTAAAGGCGAGGTCTATCTGCTGGTGGGGCCGATAACCTACTCCGCCGCTATCGTGTTGGCAACCACACTGAAAGACCATCAGTTTGCTACTCTGGTTGGTGAGAAAACCGGGGGATTTGCCAATCAAACCGCACAGGGTAATTTGTTTAACCTGCCCCATTCTAAGTTGCGAGCCTATGTCACCACCCGAACGCTGATACGGCCAAGTGGCGACATCGAACGACGCAGTGTCGAACCCCATCATGTGGTTAACCGCTCAGTAGATGATATAAAGAAGCAAAGAGATGCAGGCATTGCACGCGCGCTAACTCTGATAGAGGAAAAACAAGCCAATGACGCCTAA
- a CDS encoding MipA/OmpV family protein — protein MLTRKKRLLATSGLMLIFSTPASAESLEVECVTSRPCQTESTQQPLWEIGLAGAIIYGPDYPAAGQSHTNQIVLPYLIYRGDVIRAGEDGLIKAQAFEDERWELDLSLDGAFNADSDDNDAREGMQDLDYLFGIGPELKYKIYRADDEQSKLDLKLQARAVFSTDFSNLNQRGYAFEPQLRYEHDNLFGREIRFVGTVGPVWGTEKLTDYFYQVDDKYVRPGREAYDANGGYMGTDFGFGLVFTLMEKRARLFLGGRVSFHQGAENEDSPLFIDETTYAVGMGFAYRLFASDKKASGG, from the coding sequence ATGTTAACACGCAAAAAGAGATTGCTAGCGACCAGTGGATTGATGTTGATATTTAGTACGCCAGCTAGCGCTGAGTCCCTCGAAGTAGAGTGTGTGACAAGCCGTCCATGCCAAACAGAAAGCACACAGCAGCCACTTTGGGAGATAGGTCTGGCAGGCGCAATCATTTATGGACCAGACTATCCCGCGGCGGGTCAAAGCCATACTAACCAGATCGTATTGCCCTACCTGATCTATCGTGGCGATGTGATCCGCGCTGGTGAAGATGGGTTAATCAAGGCACAGGCATTTGAAGATGAGCGCTGGGAACTAGATCTGTCACTTGATGGGGCATTTAATGCGGACTCCGATGACAACGATGCTCGCGAGGGCATGCAGGATCTGGATTACCTGTTCGGGATCGGACCAGAGCTAAAGTACAAGATTTACCGAGCCGATGATGAACAGAGCAAGCTCGATCTTAAGCTGCAAGCACGCGCAGTGTTCTCCACCGATTTCTCCAATCTGAATCAGCGTGGCTATGCCTTTGAGCCGCAACTACGTTACGAGCATGACAACCTGTTTGGCAGAGAGATACGATTTGTTGGCACCGTCGGCCCGGTATGGGGCACAGAGAAGCTAACCGACTACTTCTACCAGGTCGATGACAAATATGTACGCCCAGGCCGTGAAGCCTATGATGCAAATGGCGGTTACATGGGCACAGATTTTGGCTTCGGATTGGTATTCACCCTGATGGAAAAACGTGCGCGTCTGTTCCTGGGGGGGCGAGTCAGCTTTCATCAAGGCGCAGAAAACGAAGACAGCCCGCTGTTTATTGACGAGACAACCTATGCCGTCGGCATGGGCTTCGCTTATCGCTTATTTGCGAGTGACAAAAAAGCATCTGGGGGCTGA
- a CDS encoding GTP cyclohydrolase II — protein sequence MVEVRKAVPLKVGAAQVEAEIISFNGLESGCEHIAMRFKGTQPNSNIPLVRMHSECLTGDVFHSSRCDCGEQLNEAISLIHVEGGILLYLRQEGRGIGLYNKLDAYELQDTGLNTYEANVKLGFGEDLREFNEAAEMLKALGIDHIRLLSNNPRKTEQLKAAGISIETMVNTSVHLKPGNSDYLKAKKNHGNHQLRFS from the coding sequence ATGGTAGAAGTAAGAAAAGCGGTGCCACTAAAAGTTGGTGCCGCGCAGGTAGAAGCAGAGATAATCTCTTTCAATGGGCTAGAATCAGGATGCGAACATATCGCTATGCGGTTCAAGGGCACCCAACCCAATAGCAATATTCCCTTAGTGAGAATGCACTCTGAGTGCCTGACTGGTGATGTCTTTCATTCATCCCGCTGTGACTGCGGCGAACAGCTAAACGAAGCAATTTCACTCATTCATGTCGAAGGCGGCATTCTGCTGTACCTGCGACAAGAAGGCCGCGGTATTGGCCTTTACAATAAATTGGATGCCTACGAGCTGCAAGACACCGGCCTGAACACCTACGAAGCCAACGTTAAACTAGGTTTCGGCGAAGATCTGCGCGAATTCAACGAAGCGGCTGAAATGCTCAAAGCGCTCGGCATCGACCATATTCGCCTGCTCTCAAATAATCCGCGTAAAACTGAGCAGTTGAAAGCGGCCGGGATCTCGATCGAAACGATGGTTAACACCTCGGTGCATCTCAAACCCGGTAACTCAGATTACCTGAAAGCAAAAAAGAACCACGGCAATCACCAACTCAGATTTTCGTAA
- a CDS encoding alpha-amylase family protein yields the protein MKTIKKMALSALVGLGFFSASASAEVILHAFNWKYSDVAARAQEIANLGYKKVLVSPAYKSSGGEWWSRYQPQDYRVIDNPLGDTQAFKAMVNALSAKGVAVYADIIFNHMANETWKREDLNYPGTEVLNSYAANSSYYNSQILYGDLEDNFFGANDFHPEGCISNYNDPGNVQYWRLCGGEDDRGLPDLDPNNWVVAQQKAYLNALKALGVKGFRIDAAKHMTNYHLNAVFTPEIKSGMHVFGEIITTGGAGNGDYDNFLGPYLYDTDHAAYDFPLFATLRGALNFGGSMSALVDPGAYGQALDGGRAITFAITHDIPLNEGFRYQLMDGTNEHLAHAFVLGRDGGTPLIYSDNNESGDNRWVNFYKRGDIQGMLRFHNGVQGTGMQILSHNECHILFSRGSKGVVGINKCSGGQDAWADAGSAGLWWNTNYRDTLDGSSVERISSNWHKFYLPPRSARMWLRD from the coding sequence TTGAAAACTATAAAAAAAATGGCCTTGTCAGCCTTGGTTGGTCTGGGCTTTTTCAGTGCCTCAGCCTCTGCCGAAGTTATCCTACATGCGTTTAACTGGAAGTACTCCGATGTTGCCGCTAGAGCACAAGAGATTGCCAACCTAGGTTATAAAAAAGTGTTGGTTTCACCCGCTTATAAGTCCTCCGGTGGCGAGTGGTGGTCTCGCTATCAGCCTCAGGATTATCGAGTGATTGATAACCCGCTGGGCGATACCCAGGCTTTTAAGGCGATGGTTAATGCCCTCAGTGCCAAGGGCGTTGCTGTGTATGCGGATATTATTTTCAATCACATGGCTAACGAAACCTGGAAACGTGAAGACCTCAACTACCCGGGCACTGAAGTGTTGAATAGCTATGCAGCCAACAGCAGCTATTACAATTCGCAGATCCTGTATGGTGATCTGGAGGATAATTTCTTTGGTGCGAATGACTTCCATCCTGAGGGGTGTATCTCCAACTATAACGATCCGGGCAATGTTCAATACTGGCGTTTGTGCGGAGGAGAGGATGACCGTGGCCTGCCAGATCTGGATCCCAACAACTGGGTAGTTGCTCAGCAAAAAGCGTATTTGAATGCGCTTAAGGCATTGGGTGTTAAAGGCTTCCGTATTGATGCGGCAAAGCACATGACCAATTACCATCTGAATGCGGTATTCACACCAGAAATCAAGTCAGGTATGCATGTCTTTGGCGAGATCATCACCACTGGCGGCGCGGGTAACGGTGACTATGACAACTTCCTTGGGCCGTATTTATACGACACTGACCATGCCGCGTACGATTTCCCACTGTTCGCGACACTTCGCGGCGCGTTGAATTTCGGTGGCAGCATGAGTGCGTTGGTTGATCCCGGTGCTTATGGTCAGGCGTTGGACGGCGGTCGTGCCATTACCTTTGCGATTACTCATGATATCCCGTTGAATGAAGGGTTTCGTTATCAGCTAATGGACGGCACCAATGAACATCTTGCGCATGCGTTTGTATTGGGGCGTGATGGTGGTACGCCGCTGATCTACTCAGACAATAACGAGAGTGGCGACAATCGTTGGGTGAATTTCTATAAGCGTGGTGATATTCAGGGTATGTTGCGCTTCCACAATGGCGTGCAAGGCACAGGCATGCAGATCCTTAGCCACAATGAATGTCATATCTTGTTCTCGCGTGGTAGCAAGGGGGTTGTTGGTATCAACAAGTGCAGTGGCGGACAAGATGCCTGGGCCGATGCTGGCAGCGCGGGTCTATGGTGGAATACTAACTACCGCGATACCTTGGATGGATCTAGTGTTGAGCGCATCAGCAGTAATTGGCACAAGTTCTACCTGCCGCCGCGCAGCGCTAGAATGTGGTTAAGAGACTAA
- a CDS encoding PilT/PilU family type 4a pilus ATPase yields the protein MNINAMLKILAAKDGSDLYLSTGAPPCAKFEGVLKPLAREPLTTGMIAKIADGIMDEEQREIFNHELEMNLAISLSNIGRFRINIFKQRNEVSIVARNIKAEIPKFDALALPEVLKEVIMVKRGLVLFVGGTGSGKSTSLAALIDLRNSNSGGHIITIEDPIEYVHRHKKSIINQREVGVDTRSFHAALKNTLRQAPDVILIGEIRDRETMEHALAFAETGHLAISTLHANNSNQALDRIINFFPEERRPQLLNDLGNNLRAFVSQRLVPTVDGKRCAAVEVLIGSHTIKELIQKGDFSSIKEIMEKSENLGMQTFDSALFKLERAGKIDEESALKNADSPNNLRLKIKLANNDTGDGSTTSSGLTLTMEKDPNEEDEEDPL from the coding sequence ATGAACATAAATGCAATGCTCAAGATCCTCGCTGCAAAGGATGGCAGCGACCTGTATTTAAGCACTGGTGCGCCCCCCTGCGCGAAGTTTGAAGGGGTTCTGAAACCGCTGGCAAGGGAGCCCCTGACCACCGGCATGATAGCTAAAATAGCTGACGGCATCATGGACGAGGAACAGCGCGAGATCTTTAATCACGAGCTTGAGATGAACCTGGCGATCTCACTGTCCAATATCGGGCGTTTTCGGATCAATATATTCAAGCAACGGAATGAGGTATCCATTGTCGCCCGAAATATCAAAGCAGAGATCCCCAAATTTGATGCTTTGGCTCTGCCAGAAGTATTGAAAGAAGTGATTATGGTGAAGCGCGGTCTGGTACTGTTTGTTGGTGGGACAGGCTCGGGTAAATCAACCTCTCTTGCGGCGCTGATTGATCTGCGCAACAGCAATTCTGGTGGTCATATCATCACTATCGAAGACCCTATTGAGTACGTTCACCGGCATAAAAAAAGCATTATTAATCAGCGTGAAGTCGGCGTTGATACCCGCAGTTTTCACGCAGCTCTTAAAAATACCTTACGCCAAGCGCCAGATGTCATCCTGATTGGTGAGATCCGTGACCGGGAAACCATGGAACATGCTTTAGCGTTTGCCGAAACCGGCCACCTCGCAATCTCCACCCTGCACGCTAACAACTCCAACCAAGCCCTTGATCGTATCATCAACTTCTTTCCAGAAGAGAGGCGTCCGCAACTCCTCAACGATTTAGGCAACAACCTGCGAGCCTTTGTGTCACAACGCCTGGTGCCTACAGTGGATGGTAAGCGCTGCGCAGCAGTAGAGGTGTTGATAGGCAGCCATACCATTAAAGAGCTGATCCAAAAAGGCGACTTTTCCAGCATCAAGGAGATCATGGAAAAGTCAGAAAACCTAGGGATGCAAACATTCGATAGTGCGCTGTTCAAGCTGGAGCGGGCAGGAAAGATCGATGAAGAGAGTGCTCTAAAAAATGCCGATTCTCCCAATAACCTACGGCTTAAGATCAAACTGGCAAACAATGATACCGGAGACGGCTCTACCACCTCGTCAGGACTAACTCTGACCATGGAAAAAGACCCCAACGAAGAAGATGAAGAGGATCCGCTCTAG
- a CDS encoding endonuclease/exonuclease/phosphatase family protein, protein MRPNSWIAAQVSKREDLVEVLQSTQEEVPALAGDVRIASFNAYLNRSSEGQILEDALAGDDLQIANVAEIIQRVRPDILLLNEFDYIADGSAVDALKQNYLEVSQNGADPIEYPYMFLAASNTGIASGVDLDNNGEVGGPGDAFGFGEFPGQYGMVILSRYPIQTENVRTFQNFLWKDMPDAMLPVDPETGESWYSGEALDVFRLSSKSHWDVPIEVDGEVIHVLASHPTPPVFDGEEDRNGTRNHDETRFWRDYVDASLSDYIYDDNGNTGGLGESQRFVIMGDLNASSVEGDATGDPISLLTESAYIDGTMAPMSTGGEQNDAGNENAPMHTADWKMRADYVLPSIFGFEIEHTAVFWPGRADVLYRLVGPGVTSSDHGLVYVDATLTERSDNSGTPSSDSDDDDDGLFRSTGYGMILFAMLAGFCRRVSAQVKR, encoded by the coding sequence TTGCGGCCAAACAGTTGGATCGCGGCGCAGGTCAGTAAGCGTGAGGATCTGGTTGAAGTACTGCAATCCACCCAGGAAGAGGTTCCGGCACTGGCAGGCGATGTGCGTATCGCAAGCTTTAATGCGTATCTGAATCGCAGTAGCGAAGGGCAGATCCTGGAAGATGCGCTGGCCGGTGATGACCTGCAGATCGCCAATGTTGCCGAAATCATTCAGCGCGTTCGCCCTGATATTCTGCTGCTAAACGAGTTCGACTATATCGCTGACGGTTCAGCCGTAGATGCGCTGAAGCAGAATTACCTAGAGGTGAGCCAGAACGGCGCCGATCCTATCGAATATCCCTACATGTTCCTGGCGGCATCTAATACCGGTATTGCCAGCGGCGTCGACCTGGATAACAACGGTGAAGTCGGTGGTCCGGGTGATGCCTTTGGCTTCGGTGAGTTCCCTGGCCAATACGGCATGGTGATCCTGTCTCGCTACCCGATCCAGACTGAAAACGTACGTACCTTCCAGAACTTCCTGTGGAAAGATATGCCGGATGCGATGCTGCCGGTAGACCCTGAAACAGGTGAGAGCTGGTACAGCGGGGAAGCTTTGGATGTATTCCGTCTTTCCTCTAAGAGCCATTGGGATGTGCCGATTGAAGTAGATGGTGAAGTCATTCACGTGCTGGCCAGCCACCCCACACCGCCAGTTTTTGACGGTGAAGAAGACCGAAACGGCACCCGTAACCACGACGAAACGCGTTTCTGGCGAGACTATGTCGATGCCAGCCTGTCTGACTATATCTATGACGACAATGGCAACACAGGTGGCCTGGGCGAAAGTCAGCGCTTCGTGATTATGGGTGATCTGAATGCCTCGTCGGTGGAAGGGGATGCCACAGGCGATCCTATTAGTCTGCTGACCGAAAGTGCGTATATTGATGGCACCATGGCGCCAATGAGCACGGGTGGCGAACAGAACGATGCAGGCAACGAAAATGCGCCGATGCATACCGCTGACTGGAAGATGCGTGCTGACTACGTGTTGCCGTCTATCTTCGGTTTCGAGATTGAGCATACCGCCGTATTCTGGCCTGGCCGTGCAGACGTGCTGTACCGTCTGGTAGGCCCCGGCGTGACCAGCTCGGATCACGGTTTGGTGTATGTGGATGCGACACTGACTGAGCGCTCTGATAACAGTGGCACGCCTAGCTCTGACAGCGATGATGACGATGACGGCCTGTTCCGTTCAACCGGCTACGGCATGATCCTCTTCGCCATGCTGGCTGGATTCTGTCGCCGAGTGTCTGCTCAGGTTAAGCGTTAA
- a CDS encoding MBL fold metallo-hydrolase, whose translation MKTLSLTFLVQIMALLLTACSAPPKLDARIEITADQRNSETDFPNSVKPLLEKEWADGKQACSAAPYSAIDVYQHSATSYILRVNKCISFEAPFVYLLIGEEKVLVVDTGPSDDTDLLPLYQTVKQLVSEHSEGESKPWLVIHSHSHSDHYAGDAQFEGVSEVTLVSPKAKPMTQFFGFDSWPQGEANIELGSRNLAVFPIPGHQEESIAIYDPQTQWLLTGDTVYPGLIYVKHWQDYRDSVHRLYQFTQTHPVSAVLGAHIEMTTTPGLYYPIGTLYQPNELPLPLSVQDLALLDKQLQSTAQPSEITFDRFVVMPMTELQIQLSNSARLLSQ comes from the coding sequence ATGAAAACTCTCAGCCTGACATTTTTGGTGCAGATAATGGCCTTACTACTTACCGCCTGCAGTGCCCCACCCAAATTGGATGCACGCATTGAAATCACTGCGGACCAACGCAACTCTGAAACCGATTTTCCAAATTCTGTAAAACCCTTGCTGGAAAAAGAGTGGGCAGATGGTAAGCAGGCGTGTTCTGCTGCGCCTTACAGCGCGATTGATGTCTATCAGCACAGTGCCACCAGTTATATCCTTCGGGTCAACAAGTGCATCAGCTTTGAAGCGCCGTTTGTTTATTTGCTGATAGGTGAAGAGAAAGTGCTAGTGGTGGATACTGGCCCTAGCGATGACACTGATTTATTGCCCCTGTATCAAACGGTTAAACAACTGGTGTCTGAACACTCAGAGGGCGAGTCGAAGCCATGGCTGGTGATTCATTCCCATAGTCATAGCGATCATTATGCTGGAGATGCTCAGTTTGAAGGAGTGTCAGAGGTGACTTTGGTATCTCCCAAAGCTAAACCCATGACCCAGTTCTTTGGTTTTGATAGCTGGCCGCAGGGCGAGGCCAATATCGAGTTGGGGAGTCGGAATCTGGCGGTATTCCCGATACCGGGCCACCAGGAAGAATCCATCGCCATCTATGATCCACAAACCCAGTGGCTGCTGACTGGTGATACCGTTTATCCCGGTTTGATCTATGTAAAGCACTGGCAGGATTATCGCGACAGTGTGCATCGGCTGTATCAGTTCACTCAAACCCATCCAGTCAGCGCTGTATTGGGCGCACATATAGAAATGACCACCACGCCTGGGCTGTACTACCCAATCGGCACCTTGTATCAGCCCAATGAACTACCGCTACCATTAAGTGTTCAAGACCTAGCACTATTAGATAAACAGCTGCAAAGCACAGCGCAGCCGAGTGAAATTACTTTTGACCGCTTTGTTGTCATGCCTATGACTGAGTTGCAGATACAGCTAAGCAATAGCGCCCGGCTGCTGAGTCAGTGA
- a CDS encoding lipid-binding SYLF domain-containing protein — MNKVLSILIAMVLVGCSAKGSNPSEQRAEIQKMNQEVISAVYKQEPAAKKLMGSAAGYATFSNAQVNVIFVAGGGGYGMAKNNSTGKVTYMEMGEGGIGLGLGAKDYRVLFVFHTQKALNSFIDDGWVFGGEADAAAKTKDKGGEASGGAKFGDVTVYQLTEAGLAIQATAKGAKYWKSDELN; from the coding sequence ATGAATAAAGTACTTTCAATATTGATAGCTATGGTTCTTGTGGGATGTTCTGCAAAAGGTTCAAACCCCTCAGAGCAGCGAGCGGAGATTCAAAAAATGAATCAGGAAGTTATCAGCGCCGTATACAAACAGGAACCTGCGGCGAAGAAACTTATGGGTTCTGCTGCGGGTTACGCTACTTTTTCAAATGCTCAAGTCAACGTGATTTTTGTCGCTGGTGGTGGTGGCTACGGCATGGCTAAAAACAATTCGACTGGGAAAGTCACCTATATGGAGATGGGCGAGGGCGGTATTGGCCTTGGCCTAGGCGCTAAGGATTACCGAGTGTTGTTTGTTTTCCATACTCAGAAAGCCTTGAACTCATTTATTGATGATGGCTGGGTTTTTGGTGGTGAAGCTGATGCCGCAGCAAAGACTAAAGATAAGGGGGGCGAAGCCAGCGGTGGTGCAAAATTTGGTGATGTTACCGTGTACCAGCTGACAGAGGCGGGATTAGCAATTCAGGCTACGGCAAAAGGCGCAAAATACTGGAAAAGTGATGAGTTAAATTAG
- a CDS encoding OmpW family outer membrane protein encodes MKTKIASSVLCGLVLMSPLAAQAHQAGDWLVRGGIINVSPDDSSGNVYVDGLGSTDMGIGVDDDTQIGLNFAYMFTDNIAVELLAATPFTHDVDLEKSQLGLGDGKLAEVSHLPPTLSVQYFFGTSESVFRPYVGVGLNYTVFFDEEFSGSRKEQGFSDLDLDSSFGWSAQLGADYSINKDWFVNAQVRYIDISTDADFKVGGAKSSVSVDIDPWVYMASVGYRF; translated from the coding sequence ATGAAAACAAAAATAGCGTCTTCTGTTCTCTGCGGTTTAGTTCTCATGTCCCCTCTTGCGGCACAAGCTCACCAGGCGGGAGACTGGTTAGTACGCGGCGGTATCATTAATGTCTCACCTGATGATAGTTCCGGTAATGTCTATGTCGATGGCTTGGGGTCAACCGATATGGGGATCGGGGTAGATGATGATACCCAGATCGGTCTTAACTTCGCCTATATGTTTACCGACAATATTGCCGTTGAACTGCTGGCGGCAACGCCATTTACCCATGATGTTGATCTGGAAAAGTCGCAGTTAGGGTTGGGCGATGGCAAGCTGGCTGAAGTCAGTCATCTACCACCGACGCTTTCTGTGCAGTATTTCTTTGGTACTAGCGAGTCGGTGTTCCGCCCTTATGTGGGGGTCGGCCTCAACTACACCGTATTCTTCGATGAAGAGTTTAGTGGCAGTCGTAAAGAGCAGGGGTTCAGCGACTTGGATCTGGATAGCTCTTTCGGTTGGTCGGCACAGCTGGGCGCTGATTATTCGATCAATAAAGATTGGTTCGTCAATGCGCAGGTGCGCTATATCGATATCAGTACGGATGCCGACTTTAAAGTGGGCGGCGCTAAAAGCAGTGTGAGTGTCGACATTGACCCTTGGGTTTATATGGCCAGTGTCGGTTATCGATTCTAA